ATATGTTTATGCACATGAATGAAGGAGAGGATGGCACTGCCAATATCATCAACATTGCCTACGCCTTTTTCATTGCAGCAGTCACAGTTGTTGGTTCCATTTGGGTTATGTCATTTGGACATACAATGTAAAAGATAAATATAATTAAAAAGCGGTTCCCCTCTGTGGTGACCGCTTTTTCTTTTGTTGGAATGGTCTTACATTTACAATTAGGAAGAGAAGGTTATAATGAACATATTGATTTTATTTTTTATGTAGAAAGGAAGCTTTGAAACACCTATGTTATCCTCTATCCTTTATTCAGTAATAATCGGAATCCCAATGATGTTTGCCGTTTTATTTGCCTATGACCTGCTTTATGGTGAAAAACGAGAAAAGCAGCTTAAGAAAATTGAAAAACGCTTTGCAAAACAAGGTGTAGTGAAAATCGATGTGCTCGATCATCAGCCCAATAAATTTACGCTTTTTCAAGTAAAAACAAAATCTGGGGTTGAAAAAATCAAGCTGAAGCCTGGCTATAAATTTGTAAAAATCGTGAAAAAGAAAGAAAAAAAATAAAATGAAACTTCCATCAGTGGTGGTTTTCTTCATCCCCCACTGATGGTTAGTTGAATTAATCGGACCTTTACGGGCAGTTGATCCCCCACCTATCTTCTTGGTTTACACTGAATCTTGAGGTGGGGGTCTTACTGCCCGTTAAGGCGGGATAAAAACCATAATAAAAAGGACAATGACTGCTAAAAAACAGAGTCATTGTCCTTTTTATTATGATAGCACCCACGTCCGAATCGCATGTGCAACTCCATCTTCATTATTCGTAAATGTTACCCAATCCGCTTTATTTTTCACTGTTTCTTGGGCATTGCCCATTGCTACTCCTATTCCCGCACTTTGGATCATTGCTAAATCATTAATACTATCCCCAACAGCCATGACCTCACTCATGACCAAGCCTAGACGATCGCAGACCTGTTCAATTGCTATCGATTTGTTTACACCCTTTGCATTTACTTCAATATTAACAGGACTAGAATTACTTATTTCAAAAAGCTCCGCTTTTTCTTTTAAATGCAGCAAAATAGTTTGTCGAATCTCTTCTTCAGGGATTTCAAAGCCAAATTTGAGCCAGCTATGGTTTTCAATATCCTGTGGCATTTCTCTACGCCAAACTTTATTCGTAGCAGTAGCCCAAAATTTTGTTTGATATTTAAGAGCTAAGTTGTACATCCATTGGATATGGTCCGTAGGGACACCCTTCCGATGCAACAACTCACCCTTTTGATCCCAAATTTCACTTCCGTTTACTGTGATGTGGTAGGAGTTTAATCCTAAGTCCACAACATGATCTCGTGAAGTTAATATAGACCTTCCAGTGCTACAAATCACGTATACCCCATTAGATTGAGCATCTATTATCGCTTTCCGATTCGTTTCGGAAACTTTGCCGTCATCATTCAGTAATGTTCCATCCATATCTAATGCAATAAGCTTAATTTTTGATTGATTAGCCAAAAAATTCATCTCCAAACCTTAACTAGTCTTGACTACCTCTTATATCATATCATTTTCGCAACAGTTAGTAATCCAACGATGTAATTATTACTATTCTTTTAAAATAACAATTCTTATATTTCACAAATCAGTAACAACTTTATTTTGTATTCTGATTTTTTGTTGAAAATTGTCAATTTTTTGATTAGACTGGTAACCGAAGTGATTAATGTCACATTTTTACATTTTTGCTTCATAAAATTCTTGTAAAGGAGGTGAAAGTATGAAAAAAAGCTTACTATACTTATTTTCTGGTTTGTTATTGATTGCGACACCTTCCATGGTTCAAGCTGAAGAAATGGAACAAACTGATGTAACTGTCTCAGATCAAAACCAAGCTACTTCTCAACTCGAATTACATAAAGCAACAGAATATTTAGTTGGATTAGGAAACCTACTGAATAAAGATTCATTGTCTGCTCCAGACGTTATAGCAAGTCAAAATGAAACAACATCTGAAATCAAACAAACGACTGAACCAGTAGAACAGCAGACAGTTGCTCAAGAGTTTATCTATAAGACAACTGCTCCACTACAAGAGGTACTGCAACAATCCACTGACATGATCAAGTACAGTGTTTCCAATGTTGTTACTATACCGGAAGAAGAAGCACTGTTGGATGTTCAACTATCACAAGCACCGCTCTTAGGTGAAGTAAATGTGGAGTTATTATCAAATAACGCAGATACTACTTCAGATCGAAATACACTGACTTCAGGATTAGCCTCAGTGGATGTAAATAACCAGTTCGTTAATACACATATCGGAGTACTTGAAGAAAGTACAAACATTTTTGGTGATACGACTACATTTCAGAGCAGTTTGGCTTCAACTGAAATTAACAGTCCTATACTTGGCAATCTTCAGGTTGGAATTGCAGAAATAAGTGGTCTTGAAAGTCCTAATTTAAAAGAATTTGATTCCGGGTTAGTCATTACAGATATTAACAATGACCTATTAGGTAGTTACCATCAAGGAATTATTGAAAATCATCTAATAGAAACAGATGAAGGAACTACCTCTACAGGAGGAATCGTTAACATCGAGATTGAGAATCCGACTGTAGGTAACGTTCATGTAGTCATTGGTGATTATGATAATAGTAGTGACGAAGTAACTGCTCCAACTCCAAGTAATCCTGAGGATTTAACAGCACCAGATAACAACACTGATCAAAACTCAGAAAACAATTCCGGTACTAACTCTGATAGCAACTCAAGAAGTGATACTGAAGACAATTCCGATAGCAATTCAGATGTAGGCGGTCAAGACGAAGCAGTAACAGATGGTGCAGATCTTGCTTCTCCGACAGAAGAAGCTCAGAAAAGCTATGATTCTATTACAGCAAAAGACCAACATCTTGATGTTAAAGAAAGAATGGATTTTTCAGTTGGACAATTCCTAAAAACTATTTTAGACGCTGGAAACCAGACTGTATTAAATCAAGCTGAAGGTGATTATTTACCGTTCACATCAGAAATGAACAAATGGAATGAAATGGGAGCAAATTCAATAGGTATCACAACTAATTCAGCATCAACAATTTCTAGTAGTAGTACATCTTCAAGCTCTACTAGTTTTAATGGTGGTTCTGGGACATCTGTTGATTTTTCTTTTGGCTATAAACATGAAGTGTCATTAAAAAAGCAAACACAAACTATTTTAAAAGCTTTATCAACTCAATGGACTGAGCCACCACCAGTCCAACCACCGATTTCATCCTTCTTCTTTATAAAATAAAAAAATGAAGATGAAGGAGAAAATCATGAATAAAATTACTGTTGTTAAATCGTTAAAAAGTATTATCTATACTGGAGCATTCGCATTAGGTTTATCATTATTTACTGGTCAAGCCGGCGCAGAAGGTCTTGACGTATCAGAGAGCTTAAAAAACGCTACGCCTGTTGTTCAACAGCTAGCACCGCAAGATGTATTAACATCACTAACAGCCAATAATCCAACTGCTGCAGGAGCAGTAACAACCGCTGAACAAGTACCAGTTATTCCAGCTACAGCACCTGTTGTTACAGGGAACCCTGAAGAAAAGGATGATAATATTGTAAGTGAATCCAAAAGTTCACTTATCAATATTGGTGTAGACGGAAGCCTCCTTTCTCCTGTCATTGGTAATTTGGATGTTGACGTGCTCGGAAATGAACAGGTCGTTACCGATGATGAAACTACAACGTCTGCAGACGTAATTGCAGTTGACCTTAACGATTCAGCTGTACTCGCCGATACACATCTTGGTGTGATTGAAGGAACAAACTCCTTAACCGATGAAGCTGAATATTCACATGGAGGATTAATCGTTGCCGATGGAACTGTTCCAGTTGTTGGAGATGTACATGCTGGTGTTGGCGAAGGTACTAAATATGTAACTAAAGATGTTAAGTATTCTCACGGAGGATTAGTGATTGCTGATGTGGATTCACCAGTTATCGGTGATCTTCATACTGGTGTTCTTGAAGAAACCCATATTCAAACAGATAGTTATCAGTATTTTCATGGATCTTTAGTAAATGTGGACGCGAAAGATACCCCAGTAGGAGATGCCCATGTTGGTGTAGTCGAAGTTGAAAAAGTCGCGACGGATGAGTACACATGGGAGCATGGTGGACTTGTTATTGTTGATACAAATAATACTCCAATTGTTGGCGATACACATGTGGGTATTGTAGAACACGAAGAGTATACTACATTACCAACTGATGACAACCAACCTGGTGACAATGATAACCAACCTGGTGACAATGACAACCAACCTGGTGACAATGACAACCAACCTGGTGACAATGATAACCAACCTAGTGACAATGACAACCAACCTGGTGACAATGATAACCAACCTGGTGACAACGATAACCAACCTGGTGACAATGATAACCAACCTGGTGACCATGACAACCAACCTAGTGACAATGATAACCAACCTAGTGACAATGATAACCAACCTAGTGACAATGATAACCAACCTAGTGACAATGATAACCAACCTAGTGACCATACTCCAGTTAATAATACGATACAAAACGATAACAACAAAAACAATAATGACAAGAATGATTTACAAACTGGAAGCACATTACCTAAAACAGGTTCTGTAATGGATTCTAGCATTCTATTACTTATTTCAACATTATTATTGTTAATGGGTTTAACTTTAAGAAAGCTAAATACACACAAAATTTGTTAAGCATATTTACATTAGTTTGTAGTGTTTTTTACCAATTGGTTTTATATTTTCATTAACGGAGGGCTGATCACCCTCCGTTTTTTTACAAGGAGACGTACTATAATGAAAAAAATTGGTAATCTGTTTATTTTTACAGGACTAATCGTCCTAATATTAATCATTTATTTAAAAGGAAAAACCTATTATGAACAAAAACAACTAATTAAGGAATATACATCATTAACATTTTCAGAAGAAGCACCAACCGGAAATCAGCAGAAAAAGTCAAAAAATGGGGACACGATCGGCATTTTGGAAATCCCGAAAATTAATTTAAAAACACCTGTGACTGAAGGAGCAAAGCCGGAAAATATTCAATTTGCAGTTGGTCACCTTCCATCAAGTTCTTCCACAAATGAACTTGGAAAAAGAATGAGAACTTCGCAATTGCTGGCCATCGTTCCTATACATATGGAAAATTCTTTAACCGACTAGATGAGCTAGTTAAAGGGGATCAAGTAATTCTTTATGCACAAAACAGTGTATACACTTATAAAGTTTTTGATAAAAAAATAGTCAGTCCCTCAAGCGTAGACGTGATTAACCCGATTAGCGGAAAATCTGTACTTACACTCATTACATGTCACCCGAAATATTCTGACAAACAAAGATTAATTGTTTTTTGTGAACTTATTTCTGATAAAGAACTTGGTACTGGTGAGATCGAAAAAATCTTAGCAAATTAAGCTTTTTTCGATCCCTTTTTGTTTTACTCTTGATCATCTTGATTTCGTAAATGTCCAGAACGTTCGATTTTCGTTTTAAGATATTTTTGGTTGTACTCCGATACATCCCCCCACAATGCAACCCTTTCTGCAACATCAGCACCAGAGTTATTAAGGGCATCCAGCTTTCTCGGATTATTTGTAATAAGTGTAACCGGCTTAGATCTTAAGGTTTTTAATACTTGAATCGCATCATCGTAGTTTCTAGCATCATCAACAAAGCCTAATTGAAGATTGGCTTCGACAGTGTCAAGTCCATTTTCCTGGAGAATATAAGCCATTGCTTTACTAAATAGTCCAATCCCTCTTCCTTCATGATTGGCTAAATAAAACAGAGCCCCACTTCCATGATGAGAAATCATCTTCATCGCTTGCTTTAATTGAAAACCGCAATCACAGCGTTTGCTGCCAAAAATGTCCCCTGTATGACATATACTGTGCATCCGTATTAATGCATCCTCGGAATTGGCAAAATCACCATAAACCAACACGCTTGACTGCTGCATTTCAGCAAGATTAGAGGATGAAAGCGTACCAATTATTTTCTCAGCATCGTACGACCCATCCTCACAAAAATGGCCAGCCATATTCTCACATTTTAACCAGCAATACCATTGAAAAATTGTCGTTTCCCCATCTAAATTAACGGGTAATTGAATAGGACCGACTAGATAGATTGATTTCCCATCATTTCGTATAACCGTTATTTTTTCCTTTAAGGTTGCTACTACTTTTGGATCGATCATTTCTCCTTCACCTCAAACGTATATTCTTATTACAAGTCACTTATGATTTTAATTCCTATCATGCCAATTTTCGAAAAAATCATTCCTTTGTTCAAGCATCAAGTTTAGTTACTTGAAATGGTGGCTAGGAAGTTTTCCTTATAGCTAGATTCCATTTGAAGCTGTTGAGCTT
The DNA window shown above is from Bacillus sp. T3 and carries:
- a CDS encoding GTP cyclohydrolase II, which encodes MIDPKVVATLKEKITVIRNDGKSIYLVGPIQLPVNLDGETTIFQWYCWLKCENMAGHFCEDGSYDAEKIIGTLSSSNLAEMQQSSVLVYGDFANSEDALIRMHSICHTGDIFGSKRCDCGFQLKQAMKMISHHGSGALFYLANHEGRGIGLFSKAMAYILQENGLDTVEANLQLGFVDDARNYDDAIQVLKTLRSKPVTLITNNPRKLDALNNSGADVAERVALWGDVSEYNQKYLKTKIERSGHLRNQDDQE
- a CDS encoding sortase — translated: MAGHRSYTYGKFFNRLDELVKGDQVILYAQNSVYTYKVFDKKIVSPSSVDVINPISGKSVLTLITCHPKYSDKQRLIVFCELISDKELGTGEIEKILAN
- a CDS encoding Cof-type HAD-IIB family hydrolase, giving the protein MNFLANQSKIKLIALDMDGTLLNDDGKVSETNRKAIIDAQSNGVYVICSTGRSILTSRDHVVDLGLNSYHITVNGSEIWDQKGELLHRKGVPTDHIQWMYNLALKYQTKFWATATNKVWRREMPQDIENHSWLKFGFEIPEEEIRQTILLHLKEKAELFEISNSSPVNIEVNAKGVNKSIAIEQVCDRLGLVMSEVMAVGDSINDLAMIQSAGIGVAMGNAQETVKNKADWVTFTNNEDGVAHAIRTWVLS